A genomic stretch from uncultured Pseudodesulfovibrio sp. includes:
- a CDS encoding amino acid ABC transporter ATP-binding protein has product MPIVSVKDLHKSFGALEVLRGVSFDVEPGETVIFAGPSGSGKSTLLRCLNGLEKIQAGEVIVDGTSVHTPETDLLDLRRRIGMVFQSFNLFPHLTIMENITMPLTKVHNKELDEAREISRALLEKVGIVDKVDVYPDNLSGGQQQRAAIARGLAMNPHVMLFDEPTSALDPELTGGILDVMDELSKSGMTMLVVTHEMGFARKAADRMIFMDGGVIVEEGAPSQLIDNPQNERTRQFMHQITHD; this is encoded by the coding sequence ATGCCTATAGTATCTGTTAAAGATCTCCACAAAAGCTTCGGTGCCCTTGAAGTGCTCCGAGGCGTCAGCTTCGATGTTGAACCTGGAGAAACCGTCATTTTTGCCGGTCCCAGCGGCTCGGGAAAATCGACCCTGCTCCGCTGCCTTAACGGTCTTGAAAAGATTCAGGCGGGTGAGGTTATCGTTGACGGAACATCGGTACACACCCCGGAAACGGACCTGCTCGACCTGCGCCGGAGAATCGGCATGGTCTTCCAGAGTTTCAATTTGTTTCCACACCTGACCATCATGGAAAATATTACCATGCCCCTTACCAAGGTCCATAATAAGGAGCTTGATGAAGCCCGCGAGATAAGCCGCGCACTCCTGGAAAAAGTCGGCATCGTGGACAAGGTGGATGTATACCCGGACAACCTTTCCGGCGGTCAGCAACAGCGCGCAGCTATTGCGCGCGGCCTGGCCATGAACCCTCATGTCATGCTGTTTGACGAGCCGACCTCTGCGCTGGACCCGGAGTTGACTGGCGGTATTCTGGACGTCATGGACGAACTCAGCAAATCAGGCATGACCATGCTTGTTGTAACCCACGAAATGGGTTTTGCCCGCAAGGCTGCGGACAGGATGATTTTCATGGATGGCGGCGTTATTGTGGAAGAAGGCGCACCAAGCCAACTCATCGACAATCCGCAGAATGAACGCACACGTCAGTTCATGCACCAGATTACCCACGACTAA
- a CDS encoding amino acid ABC transporter permease, whose amino-acid sequence MMDTLSMTGNLFILLAERGLPATVLLAVAGFVIAILFGIFTGLIRFLKIPVLSQILRVYVDLMRGLPFLMILFFLFYVLPFFGMRLSALTTGILALSMHSGAYVSEIIRSALQSIPTVQHEAAKVLALTTYQRLRYVIIPQAIKLTLPPLSGQIVLHIKDTSVVSVIALTELTRVARVQMQSNMEPLITFAVLSVFYFALCYPILHLSANLEKRLKQKTT is encoded by the coding sequence ATGATGGATACACTCTCAATGACCGGAAACCTTTTCATACTCCTTGCGGAACGCGGATTACCCGCCACCGTACTTTTGGCCGTGGCAGGTTTTGTCATAGCCATACTCTTCGGAATATTCACAGGGTTGATCCGATTCCTCAAGATACCGGTCCTTTCCCAGATTCTTCGTGTCTATGTCGACTTGATGCGGGGTCTGCCTTTCCTAATGATCCTGTTCTTCCTGTTCTACGTACTGCCTTTCTTTGGCATGCGACTTTCAGCCCTGACAACAGGGATTCTGGCCCTGTCGATGCACTCCGGGGCATACGTCTCGGAAATCATCCGTAGCGCCCTACAATCCATCCCCACTGTTCAACATGAAGCTGCCAAGGTACTGGCCCTGACCACGTATCAACGCCTGAGGTATGTCATCATTCCTCAAGCCATCAAGCTGACGTTACCACCGCTGTCCGGGCAGATAGTCTTGCATATCAAGGATACATCGGTCGTCTCAGTCATCGCCCTGACCGAACTGACTCGTGTTGCCCGAGTGCAGATGCAATCCAACATGGAGCCGCTGATCACATTCGCGGTCCTGTCCGTGTTCTACTTTGCTCTCTGCTACCCGATTCTTCACCTCTCCGCGAATCTGGAAAAGCGACTCAAACAAAAGACAACTTAG
- a CDS encoding amino acid ABC transporter permease, producing MNYDFNYQMMVNYMPDIMTGLQNTILISLISIVLAVLWGVLVALARLSHKPWLKRSATAYVEFIRSTPLLVQVYFLFFGLPEFGIILPAFLVGVMALMLNSGAYAAEIIRAGIESIHSTQYEAADCLAMSYSQKMRYVILPQAFRNIFPPLVGQASYLVKDSALVSVMGVVDLTKAAAVTQAVTFRPMEAFLPAMVFYLLIILTLIYGTSFLEKRMRRW from the coding sequence ATGAATTACGATTTCAATTACCAGATGATGGTCAACTACATGCCTGATATTATGACAGGCTTGCAAAACACCATCCTCATTTCCCTTATCAGCATCGTGCTTGCCGTATTGTGGGGAGTTCTGGTGGCATTGGCCCGACTTTCACACAAGCCATGGCTGAAACGATCAGCAACCGCTTATGTGGAGTTCATTCGTTCAACCCCCCTACTTGTACAAGTGTACTTTCTCTTTTTCGGACTGCCGGAATTCGGCATTATTCTGCCCGCCTTTTTGGTGGGTGTCATGGCTCTGATGCTCAACTCCGGGGCGTATGCCGCCGAAATTATCCGAGCGGGCATCGAGTCCATTCACTCCACGCAGTATGAAGCCGCAGACTGTTTGGCCATGTCCTACTCACAAAAGATGCGGTATGTGATTTTGCCTCAGGCATTTCGAAACATCTTTCCCCCACTGGTCGGACAGGCCTCCTATCTTGTCAAAGACTCCGCCCTTGTTTCAGTAATGGGTGTCGTTGATCTGACAAAGGCTGCGGCCGTCACCCAGGCCGTCACTTTCCGCCCTATGGAAGCGTTTCTTCCTGCAATGGTGTTCTATCTCCTCATCATCCTGACCCTTATCTACGGGACTTCGTTCCTCGAAAAACGCATGAGGAGATGGTAA
- a CDS encoding ABC transporter substrate-binding protein, with protein MRKTWLLAAFALIMTFGLGSVASAQTDLLDKIKSDGKIVIGTTLAAPPFAYRNDKGEPEGFEIDLMNKLGEYMGVEVEVADMAWGGLIPALLSQRIDLIGARMSATMERATKVVFAHPWLMTGTFAVARDGKGFKTWEDLNKPGVKVCAIAGAIGSTVAKAKLPNAELVTYELDGDQLKALKDGRVDAALNDELIVMSFPTKVQGLTMLEGNIQPDAYAYAVRPDFDSYRMKNWLDLFFATIMRTGEYGEIYEKWLGKPWQADWNMHP; from the coding sequence ATGCGTAAAACCTGGTTACTGGCTGCCTTTGCGCTCATCATGACTTTCGGCCTCGGTTCTGTCGCTTCCGCCCAGACCGATCTTTTGGACAAGATAAAAAGCGACGGCAAAATCGTCATCGGCACCACCTTAGCTGCCCCGCCTTTTGCCTACCGTAACGACAAAGGCGAGCCCGAAGGTTTTGAAATCGATCTCATGAACAAACTCGGCGAATACATGGGTGTTGAAGTCGAAGTTGCCGACATGGCTTGGGGCGGCCTGATTCCGGCCCTGCTTTCGCAGCGCATTGACCTGATTGGCGCCCGCATGTCTGCCACCATGGAGCGCGCCACAAAAGTTGTCTTCGCACATCCCTGGCTCATGACAGGCACTTTCGCTGTTGCCCGCGATGGCAAGGGCTTCAAGACCTGGGAAGACCTGAACAAGCCTGGCGTAAAGGTCTGTGCCATTGCCGGTGCAATCGGTTCGACTGTTGCCAAGGCAAAGCTGCCCAATGCTGAGCTCGTTACCTATGAATTGGATGGCGACCAGTTGAAAGCCCTCAAAGACGGTCGTGTTGACGCAGCCTTGAACGATGAACTCATCGTCATGAGCTTCCCGACCAAAGTCCAGGGACTGACTATGCTCGAAGGCAACATCCAGCCTGACGCATACGCATACGCAGTTCGCCCCGACTTCGATTCCTACCGCATGAAAAACTGGCTGGACCTGTTCTTCGCCACTATCATGCGTACCGGCGAATACGGTGAAATCTACGAAAAGTGGCTCGGCAAGCCCTGGCAGGCCGACTGGAACATGCATCCGTAG
- a CDS encoding MurR/RpiR family transcriptional regulator, whose amino-acid sequence MPTMRKSEQKVADLVLSSPDIVMNGSISEAANLAGTSDPTVVRFCKQLGLKGFMELKLRLASAHPIDKTVLEDITETDSVNSIFTNVMRSVVEAVSSTERGMDRRMLEDAVDAMVAATRWEFYGMGGSGIIALDAHHKFFRLGVPCVAYNDSHMQVMSAAQLDKNAVAVVISHSGVTKDIIESAEIAKKAGATVIGILGKKNSEVAKHCDIPLCISSREIALRLAPKAGRLMQLALLDTIFVAVAMRIISEEGFDRLDKVKRALLGKVI is encoded by the coding sequence ATGCCTACAATGAGAAAGTCCGAGCAAAAGGTCGCCGACCTTGTCCTGTCATCACCTGATATTGTCATGAACGGCTCCATATCCGAAGCAGCCAATCTGGCCGGGACCAGCGATCCTACGGTTGTCCGTTTTTGCAAACAACTGGGACTCAAAGGGTTCATGGAACTCAAGCTCCGTCTTGCCAGCGCCCACCCTATCGATAAGACCGTCCTAGAAGACATTACCGAAACAGATTCGGTCAATTCCATATTCACCAACGTCATGCGCTCCGTTGTCGAAGCTGTAAGCAGCACCGAACGCGGCATGGATCGACGTATGCTGGAAGATGCTGTGGACGCCATGGTCGCGGCTACGCGCTGGGAGTTTTACGGCATGGGTGGTTCCGGCATTATTGCTCTTGATGCCCATCACAAATTTTTCCGTCTCGGCGTCCCGTGCGTTGCCTACAACGACTCTCACATGCAGGTCATGAGCGCTGCACAGCTCGATAAAAACGCCGTAGCAGTCGTTATATCCCACTCAGGTGTCACCAAGGACATCATCGAATCTGCCGAAATTGCCAAAAAGGCAGGCGCTACAGTCATTGGTATCCTGGGTAAAAAGAACTCCGAAGTCGCAAAACATTGCGATATTCCACTGTGCATATCCTCACGGGAGATAGCCCTTCGCCTCGCCCCCAAAGCTGGCAGACTTATGCAGCTGGCGTTACTCGACACCATCTTTGTCGCAGTTGCAATGCGGATCATCAGTGAAGAGGGTTTCGATCGCTTGGATAAAGTGAAGCGAGCCCTTCTCGGAAAAGTCATTTAA